The following are encoded together in the Clostridia bacterium genome:
- a CDS encoding FeoA family protein codes for MRTLRDVKVGETATVVKLHGEGAVKRRIMDMGITKGVSVFVRKVAPLGDPVEVNIREYELSLRKADCEMVEVE; via the coding sequence GTGAGAACACTCAGGGACGTCAAGGTCGGAGAGACCGCAACGGTAGTGAAACTGCACGGCGAGGGTGCGGTCAAGCGTCGCATCATGGACATGGGCATCACCAAGGGCGTGTCGGTGTTTGTGCGCAAGGTGGCGCCTTTGGGCGACCCCGTGGAGGTCAATATCCGGGAATACGAGCTTTCGCTCCGCAAGGCGGACTGCGAAATGGTTGAGGTGGAGTAA
- a CDS encoding DUF3842 family protein produces the protein MEDTGKKLRITIIDGQGGGIGKQLVAGIRANCADAVITAVGTNSIATSAMLRAGADNAATGENAVIVGCRSADIIIGPIGIVIADSLCGEITPAMAVAVGQSCARRILIPVNHCGNVVVGVPDLSVGKLIQCVIEQINEQWPGRV, from the coding sequence ATGGAGGATACAGGAAAGAAACTGCGCATTACGATCATTGATGGACAGGGCGGTGGCATCGGTAAGCAGTTGGTCGCTGGCATCAGGGCGAACTGCGCCGATGCCGTCATTACAGCAGTCGGGACTAACAGCATTGCAACGTCTGCTATGCTGAGAGCTGGCGCCGATAATGCTGCAACGGGCGAAAACGCCGTGATTGTGGGTTGTAGAAGCGCCGATATCATCATCGGCCCCATCGGCATAGTCATCGCCGATTCGCTTTGCGGAGAGATCACACCAGCGATGGCCGTTGCTGTGGGGCAGAGTTGCGCGAGAAGAATCTTGATACCGGTGAATCACTGCGGCAATGTTGTGGTCGGCGTGCCGGACTTGTCAGTCGGCAAGCTGATTCAGTGCGTGATTGAACAGATCAACGAGCAATGGCCGGGCAGAGTGTGA
- a CDS encoding helix-turn-helix domain-containing protein, which produces MTDANHMGSDDEVLLGAAIRELRVQKGMTIEELAEASQLSTGLISKIERDLGNPSISSLRRISKALGVPTAFFFAREPGAHNEQVSHNNKRVYAYPRSRVSYTAIVSPVSDDVEFFMIEAMPGARGGTEAVCHQGFEQGMVVEGCLEVTVGDRVFNLGLLDTISFPSAIPHMWANKGPERCRSIWAIATKHPLAMFDSDSAGGPGGPGSAGTEADTQVAILKHLTESERNGS; this is translated from the coding sequence ATGACCGACGCCAATCACATGGGCAGCGATGACGAGGTGTTGCTTGGGGCAGCGATACGCGAGCTGAGAGTGCAAAAGGGCATGACGATCGAGGAATTGGCGGAAGCATCACAGCTCAGTACGGGTTTGATAAGCAAGATCGAACGAGATCTAGGAAACCCATCCATCAGCTCGCTCCGTAGGATCTCTAAAGCGCTCGGCGTTCCTACGGCGTTTTTCTTTGCAAGGGAACCAGGCGCCCATAATGAGCAGGTGTCGCACAACAACAAGCGTGTCTATGCATACCCGCGTTCTCGAGTGTCGTATACTGCCATCGTGTCGCCCGTGTCTGACGATGTCGAGTTCTTCATGATAGAGGCGATGCCTGGGGCTCGCGGAGGAACGGAGGCCGTGTGTCACCAGGGGTTTGAACAAGGCATGGTAGTCGAAGGGTGTCTGGAAGTGACAGTGGGCGACCGAGTCTTCAACCTTGGCCTGCTGGATACCATATCCTTCCCCAGCGCCATTCCTCATATGTGGGCCAACAAAGGACCCGAGAGGTGCAGGTCCATTTGGGCGATCGCTACCAAGCATCCGCTGGCGATGTTTGATTCTGATTCCGCCGGCGGCCCCGGCGGCCCTGGCAGCGCGGGCACAGAGGCAGACACCCAGGTGGCGATTCTGAAGCATTTGACGGAAAGCGAGAGGAATGGGTCATGA
- a CDS encoding FeoB-associated Cys-rich membrane protein: MLMFLQYNLATILIAALLVCVVALVIWKIVKDKRSGASCNCGCGCKECPSASICHKER, from the coding sequence ATGCTGATGTTCTTGCAGTACAATCTTGCGACGATACTCATCGCAGCACTGCTGGTTTGCGTAGTTGCGCTGGTTATCTGGAAGATCGTGAAGGACAAACGCAGTGGCGCTTCGTGCAATTGCGGCTGTGGCTGCAAGGAGTGCCCAAGCGCCTCGATATGCCATAAGGAACGGTGA
- the larE gene encoding ATP-dependent sacrificial sulfur transferase LarE, translating into MEQQAFFRENPRVALAFSGGVDSSYLLHAGLHYGAEIRPYYVKTAFQPQSELDGALRFAARLGTTVTVVHHDILSVPNVATNPADRCYYCKSALFGLLRKQAAADGYSMLIDGANASDEAGDRPGMRALCELSVRSPLRECGITKSEVRRLAKEAGLSNWDKPAYACLATRVPTGVPITAELLARVERAEDALFEMGFTDFRVRLLGEAARLELAPAQMHAALILREAIAKALTPDFSAVLLDMAGRQSKEKQK; encoded by the coding sequence ATGGAACAGCAGGCCTTCTTTCGCGAGAACCCTCGAGTTGCGCTCGCCTTCTCAGGCGGGGTTGACTCATCCTACCTTCTCCATGCGGGTCTGCACTATGGTGCGGAGATACGGCCATATTACGTCAAGACCGCCTTTCAGCCCCAGTCTGAACTGGATGGCGCTCTGCGCTTTGCAGCGCGGCTCGGCACGACTGTGACCGTAGTCCACCACGATATTCTCTCTGTCCCCAATGTAGCGACGAACCCCGCCGACCGCTGCTACTATTGCAAGTCCGCTCTCTTCGGATTACTGCGAAAGCAGGCAGCGGCCGATGGCTATTCGATGCTGATCGACGGCGCCAATGCCTCCGACGAGGCTGGCGACCGTCCAGGCATGCGGGCCCTGTGCGAACTGTCCGTGCGATCCCCCCTGCGGGAGTGCGGTATCACCAAAAGCGAAGTAAGGCGACTGGCCAAAGAGGCGGGGCTGTCTAACTGGGATAAGCCCGCCTACGCCTGCCTTGCCACTCGCGTTCCTACCGGAGTGCCTATTACAGCAGAACTGCTAGCGCGGGTGGAACGAGCGGAGGATGCTCTGTTCGAGATGGGGTTTACGGACTTTCGAGTGCGTCTGCTGGGAGAGGCCGCCCGGCTTGAGCTGGCGCCGGCGCAGATGCACGCCGCACTGATACTGAGGGAGGCAATTGCGAAGGCGCTGACGCCCGATTTCTCCGCTGTGTTGCTGGATATGGCCGGTCGGCAGTCGAAGGAGAAGCAGAAATGA
- the feoB gene encoding ferrous iron transport protein B, translating into MEIKIALAGNPNCGKTTMFNGLTGSTQYVGNWPGVTVEKKEGKLKGTKDVVIEDLPGIYSLSPYTLEEVISRNYLINEKPDVILDIVDGSNIERNLYLTTQLLEIGLPMVIALNMMDIVRKSGDVISIKKLSEALGCEIIETSALKGEGSRAAAERAAELAVSGTQGEHPHVFGGTVEHAIAHIEDIISGAVEPKHLRWFAVKLFERDDKVMEQLKLGADVLAKIESVVKDCEKELDDDAESIITNERYAYVGKLMNACVQKGHRKGNLTASDKIDRVVTNRVLALPIFAAVMFVVYYISVTTIGDIVTGFTNDTLFGEWIIGPLGEWMSRIGTAGWLTGLITDGIIGGVGAVLGFVPQMLILFLMLAVLEDIGYMARVAFIMDRIFRKFGLSGKSFIPMLIGSGCSVPGIMASRTIENDRDRKMTIMTTSFIPCGAKMPIVALIAGALFGGAWWVAPIAYFVGVAAVIVSGIMLKKTKMFAGQPAPFVMELPAYHTPSAGNVLRSMWERGSSFIKRAGTVIVLASIVIWFLSSFGAVDGSFGMVEDMDLSILAVIGGFIAPIFAPLGFGAWQPTVATIMGLVAKEEVVGVFGVLFGVAGDALGMVEEGAFEGLSAIAVHFTTLSAFSFLLFNLLCAPCFAAIGAIKREMNSAKWTWFAIGYLCVFAYVISLIVYQFGLLITGAGFTVATAVAIALAALLLFQLFRPYKEAQRLTTAAVKA; encoded by the coding sequence ATGGAAATCAAGATCGCACTTGCCGGAAACCCAAACTGCGGCAAGACGACAATGTTCAACGGCCTAACCGGCAGTACGCAGTATGTGGGCAACTGGCCAGGCGTCACAGTCGAGAAGAAGGAAGGCAAGCTCAAGGGCACAAAGGACGTCGTTATCGAGGATCTGCCAGGCATCTATTCGCTTTCTCCCTACACTTTGGAGGAAGTGATATCGAGAAACTACCTCATCAACGAAAAGCCGGATGTCATCCTCGACATCGTGGACGGCTCCAATATCGAGCGCAACCTGTATCTCACCACTCAGCTTTTGGAGATCGGTCTGCCGATGGTGATCGCCCTTAACATGATGGACATTGTCCGCAAAAGCGGCGACGTAATCAGCATCAAGAAGCTGTCTGAGGCGCTGGGCTGCGAGATCATCGAGACTTCGGCGCTGAAGGGCGAGGGCTCAAGAGCGGCGGCCGAGCGTGCCGCGGAGCTTGCCGTGTCCGGCACGCAGGGCGAGCATCCCCATGTGTTCGGCGGCACGGTGGAGCACGCCATTGCCCACATCGAGGATATCATCAGCGGCGCGGTAGAGCCAAAGCATCTGCGCTGGTTTGCCGTCAAGCTTTTTGAGCGGGACGACAAGGTTATGGAGCAGCTGAAGTTGGGCGCGGATGTGCTGGCAAAGATCGAAAGCGTTGTCAAGGACTGCGAAAAGGAACTGGACGACGACGCAGAGAGCATCATCACCAACGAGCGCTACGCCTATGTAGGCAAGCTGATGAATGCCTGTGTGCAGAAAGGACACAGGAAGGGCAACCTCACCGCTTCAGACAAGATCGACCGGGTCGTCACCAACCGCGTTCTGGCTCTGCCCATCTTTGCAGCGGTCATGTTCGTCGTGTACTACATATCGGTCACCACCATCGGTGATATCGTGACAGGCTTTACTAACGACACCTTGTTTGGCGAGTGGATTATCGGGCCTTTGGGCGAATGGATGAGCAGAATCGGCACGGCTGGCTGGCTCACCGGCCTTATTACTGACGGAATCATCGGCGGCGTGGGTGCGGTGCTGGGCTTTGTACCCCAGATGCTCATACTGTTCTTGATGCTCGCCGTCCTCGAGGACATCGGCTACATGGCGCGTGTGGCGTTCATCATGGACCGCATCTTCCGCAAATTCGGCCTCTCGGGTAAGAGCTTTATCCCCATGCTGATCGGCTCGGGCTGCTCGGTGCCTGGCATTATGGCATCGCGCACCATTGAAAACGACCGCGACCGCAAGATGACCATCATGACAACCTCCTTCATCCCCTGCGGCGCCAAGATGCCCATCGTGGCGCTTATCGCGGGCGCACTGTTCGGCGGCGCGTGGTGGGTTGCGCCCATAGCCTACTTCGTCGGCGTTGCGGCTGTCATCGTATCGGGCATCATGCTCAAGAAGACAAAGATGTTTGCGGGTCAGCCGGCGCCCTTTGTCATGGAGTTGCCCGCTTATCACACACCCTCCGCGGGCAATGTCCTGCGCAGCATGTGGGAGCGGGGCTCGTCCTTCATCAAGAGAGCCGGTACCGTTATCGTGCTTGCCAGCATCGTGATCTGGTTCCTCTCAAGCTTTGGCGCAGTTGACGGCAGCTTCGGCATGGTCGAAGATATGGACTTAAGCATCCTTGCTGTTATCGGCGGCTTTATCGCCCCCATCTTTGCGCCGCTGGGCTTTGGCGCCTGGCAGCCCACCGTTGCGACCATCATGGGCCTCGTTGCCAAAGAGGAGGTCGTCGGCGTGTTCGGCGTGCTTTTCGGTGTGGCGGGCGACGCTCTGGGAATGGTCGAGGAGGGCGCTTTTGAGGGTCTGTCGGCCATCGCGGTACACTTTACCACCCTTTCCGCATTCTCGTTTTTGCTGTTCAACCTGCTCTGCGCCCCCTGCTTTGCTGCCATCGGCGCCATCAAGCGCGAGATGAACAGCGCGAAATGGACATGGTTTGCCATTGGGTACCTCTGTGTATTCGCCTATGTTATCTCGCTGATCGTGTATCAGTTCGGCTTACTCATCACAGGCGCGGGTTTCACGGTTGCCACAGCGGTTGCCATCGCCCTTGCGGCGCTGCTCCTGTTCCAGCTGTTCCGGCCATATAAGGAAGCGCAGAGGCTGACGACGGCTGCTGTTAAGGCGTAG
- a CDS encoding helix-turn-helix domain-containing protein — protein MQKAQPAIEISDNAFKITLPNTNFRREVSVDDDGLSDTERRVMGYLIGRDSASRREIEEAIGLSQSRTIRVLNALADRQLISKRGRGKNTTYEQRVSDVFTQWKP, from the coding sequence GTGCAAAAGGCACAGCCGGCTATCGAGATCTCAGACAATGCCTTCAAGATAACGCTGCCCAATACGAATTTCCGTCGCGAGGTTTCCGTTGATGATGACGGCCTTTCGGATACTGAGCGCAGAGTCATGGGCTATTTGATAGGACGCGATAGCGCTTCAAGAAGAGAGATAGAAGAGGCTATCGGACTCTCGCAGAGCCGAACCATCCGTGTGCTTAATGCTCTTGCCGACAGACAGCTGATCTCTAAACGTGGCAGGGGCAAAAACACAACATATGAGCAACGCGTCAGTGACGTGTTCACCCAGTGGAAGCCCTGA
- a CDS encoding FeoA family protein, whose product MPLTIARSGETNYIKKITGQDDVRQRLAELGFVVGECVTVVSEIGGNMILSIKGTRVALDKSMTNRIMV is encoded by the coding sequence ATGCCTCTGACAATAGCAAGAAGCGGGGAAACAAACTACATCAAGAAGATTACCGGACAGGACGATGTGCGCCAGCGCCTCGCGGAACTCGGATTTGTGGTGGGGGAATGCGTCACCGTCGTGAGCGAGATCGGCGGGAACATGATTCTGAGCATCAAGGGCACTCGAGTGGCTCTGGACAAAAGCATGACCAATCGGATCATGGTATAA
- a CDS encoding ABC transporter ATP-binding protein, translating to MDWNGAAVIDVQNLSVVYPDGTKAIDDISFSLTDGETAALIGANGAGKTSLILSLVGVIPSKGDVAVGDVRLCRETIGEVRRLVGVVFQNPDDQLFMPTIYDDVAFGLRNYGIAETEIEQRVDCGLQELRIAHLKQRSSLKLSAGEKRTAAIATVLVMEPTVMLFDEPTAFLDPKARRNLIKLLGKLPHTKLIATHDIPFAAQVCDRAILLKSGRIFADGPSSELLYDEKTMDDCGVEAIPLSYQGGR from the coding sequence ATGGATTGGAACGGTGCTGCTGTGATCGATGTACAGAACCTGTCGGTGGTCTATCCAGACGGCACGAAGGCTATCGACGATATCAGTTTCTCTCTTACGGATGGCGAAACGGCTGCCCTGATAGGTGCAAACGGCGCGGGCAAGACGTCCTTGATCCTATCTCTGGTCGGCGTTATCCCGTCAAAAGGCGATGTCGCCGTTGGTGACGTGCGTCTTTGCAGGGAGACTATCGGCGAAGTCCGCCGGCTAGTGGGTGTGGTGTTTCAGAACCCCGACGACCAGCTGTTCATGCCGACGATCTACGACGATGTAGCTTTCGGACTGCGGAACTACGGTATTGCGGAGACGGAGATCGAACAGCGTGTAGACTGCGGATTGCAGGAGTTGCGCATCGCCCACTTGAAGCAGAGGTCTTCCTTGAAACTGTCCGCGGGAGAGAAAAGGACGGCCGCGATTGCGACTGTTCTCGTGATGGAGCCGACGGTCATGTTGTTTGACGAACCGACTGCCTTTCTTGATCCTAAGGCAAGGAGGAACCTGATCAAGCTGCTTGGAAAGCTCCCGCACACTAAGCTGATTGCGACGCACGACATCCCCTTCGCGGCCCAGGTCTGTGACCGCGCGATTCTGCTGAAGAGCGGAAGGATTTTCGCGGACGGACCCTCTTCCGAACTACTCTACGACGAAAAAACGATGGACGACTGCGGTGTCGAAGCGATCCCATTATCATATCAAGGAGGGCGCTGA
- the larC gene encoding nickel pincer cofactor biosynthesis protein LarC, giving the protein MKTIYLDCNMGAAGDMLMAALLELHPDPDDFLRRFNSLEIPGVRAVAEPSVKCGITGAHVMVTVNGEEETSVDAGHDDDLDHEREHEHDHDHCHQHEYHHHSDMHEIEHLIGHLPLSEKVRADALAVYCLIAEAESSVHGKPVDQVHFHEVGSMDAVADIVGVCMLMEELGAERVLASPVHVGCGQVRCAHGVLPVPAPATAYILKGVPIYGGHIRGELCTPTGAALLKHFVAAFGVMPVMTVSAIGYGMGRKDFEAANCVRASIGVTEGGMGEVSELCCNLDDMTPEAIGFVQELLFQKGALDVYTIPIGMKKSRLGVLLTCMCRREMAEEMAALLFRHTSTLGVREIVSRRYSLHRETHTAPTPYGPVAIKTSTGWGVTKSKAEYEDVARIARKHGLSFAEVQALIEKA; this is encoded by the coding sequence GTGAAAACGATCTACCTGGACTGCAATATGGGGGCCGCCGGGGACATGCTGATGGCTGCCCTTCTGGAACTGCATCCGGACCCGGACGATTTTCTGAGGCGGTTCAACTCGCTAGAAATCCCAGGCGTACGGGCCGTTGCCGAACCATCCGTGAAATGCGGCATCACGGGCGCCCATGTTATGGTGACAGTGAACGGTGAGGAAGAGACGAGTGTTGATGCAGGTCACGACGACGACCTTGACCATGAGCGTGAGCACGAACATGACCACGATCACTGTCACCAACACGAGTATCACCACCATTCTGACATGCATGAGATCGAGCATCTCATCGGGCACTTGCCTCTTTCGGAAAAGGTGCGCGCAGACGCGCTGGCGGTATATTGCCTCATTGCCGAGGCTGAGAGCAGCGTCCATGGCAAACCGGTTGACCAGGTCCATTTCCACGAGGTGGGGAGCATGGATGCCGTGGCGGACATTGTCGGCGTCTGCATGCTAATGGAAGAGTTGGGCGCCGAACGGGTCCTGGCGTCGCCCGTCCATGTTGGTTGTGGTCAGGTCCGCTGCGCTCATGGAGTCCTGCCTGTCCCTGCACCGGCTACTGCGTACATTCTGAAGGGAGTTCCCATCTATGGAGGCCATATTCGCGGGGAACTCTGCACCCCAACCGGCGCTGCGCTGCTGAAGCACTTCGTAGCAGCCTTTGGCGTCATGCCCGTGATGACCGTTTCAGCCATCGGGTATGGCATGGGCAGGAAAGACTTCGAGGCGGCTAACTGCGTGCGAGCTAGTATTGGCGTTACCGAAGGCGGTATGGGAGAGGTGTCCGAGCTGTGCTGCAATCTGGACGACATGACGCCGGAGGCCATCGGCTTTGTTCAGGAACTGCTGTTTCAAAAGGGCGCTCTGGATGTCTACACTATTCCCATCGGCATGAAGAAAAGCCGCCTTGGAGTGCTGCTGACATGCATGTGCCGTCGTGAAATGGCGGAGGAAATGGCTGCTCTGCTGTTCCGACACACCTCTACCCTGGGCGTCCGCGAGATAGTCAGCCGTAGGTACAGCCTGCATCGTGAAACCCACACGGCGCCGACGCCCTATGGGCCTGTCGCAATCAAAACATCAACCGGATGGGGCGTCACCAAGTCC
- a CDS encoding metal-dependent transcriptional regulator encodes MRIRASAENYLETILVLSHRSGSVRSIDIVNELAFSKPSVSVAMKNLRETGCIEMDSDGYITLTDKGRSIAETIYERHTLLSDWLVFLGVDRKTAVEDACRIEHVISAESFEAIKSHVPRE; translated from the coding sequence TTGAGAATACGGGCATCAGCGGAAAACTATCTGGAAACCATTTTGGTCCTAAGCCATCGAAGCGGCTCTGTTCGCTCGATTGATATCGTAAACGAACTTGCTTTTAGCAAGCCCAGCGTCAGCGTTGCCATGAAGAACTTGCGCGAAACCGGATGTATAGAAATGGATAGTGATGGTTACATCACCCTGACCGACAAGGGGCGCTCCATCGCGGAAACCATCTATGAGCGTCACACATTGCTCTCCGATTGGCTTGTGTTTCTGGGCGTTGACAGGAAAACAGCGGTGGAAGACGCCTGCCGTATTGAGCACGTCATCAGCGCAGAGAGCTTTGAAGCGATCAAAAGCCACGTTCCCAGAGAATAG
- the larB gene encoding nickel pincer cofactor biosynthesis protein LarB, with protein sequence MSQSEIRRILELVQGGELSVADAVLKLKMQPFEDIGFAKLDHHRALRQGVAEVIYGAGKTPEQISQIASAMLAQEERTILITRLSPEAAGVLGTSHPLHYHEIARMGVVGELPVPDGIGKIVVATGGTSDMPVAEEAALTAEALGNTVVRIYDVGVAGLHRLLAHLDEIMSAKVVIAIAGMEGALASVIGGLVDCPVIGVPTSVGYGASFNGLSALLSMLNSCASGVSVVNIDNGFGAGYLASMINHMEGSK encoded by the coding sequence ATGAGCCAGAGTGAGATTCGCCGCATACTTGAACTGGTGCAGGGCGGGGAACTGTCAGTCGCCGATGCTGTGCTGAAGCTGAAGATGCAACCCTTTGAGGATATTGGCTTTGCCAAGCTTGACCATCACCGCGCGTTGCGGCAGGGAGTGGCGGAGGTGATCTATGGCGCAGGCAAGACGCCGGAGCAGATTTCCCAGATTGCATCGGCGATGCTGGCCCAAGAAGAGAGGACTATCCTGATCACCAGGCTATCTCCTGAGGCGGCAGGTGTGCTGGGAACCAGCCATCCCTTGCATTACCACGAGATAGCCCGTATGGGTGTGGTCGGCGAGCTTCCAGTTCCAGATGGAATCGGGAAGATCGTAGTAGCCACCGGAGGCACCAGCGATATGCCAGTGGCGGAGGAAGCGGCCCTTACCGCCGAGGCACTGGGCAATACCGTTGTTCGCATCTACGATGTTGGTGTGGCGGGGCTTCATCGGCTTCTTGCCCACCTGGATGAGATCATGAGCGCCAAGGTGGTCATCGCCATTGCGGGAATGGAAGGCGCCTTGGCCAGTGTCATCGGCGGCCTTGTCGACTGCCCTGTGATTGGGGTGCCGACCAGTGTTGGCTACGGTGCGTCGTTCAACGGGCTTTCGGCCCTTCTCTCCATGCTCAATTCCTGCGCCAGCGGGGTGAGCGTGGTGAACATCGACAATGGATTCGGTGCGGGATACCTGGCCAGCATGATCAACCACATGGAGGGGTCAAAGTGA
- a CDS encoding energy-coupling factor ABC transporter permease: MHMADALLSPAVGTAMCAVSIGALAHSTAQIKKDDLCEKKIPVMAVTGAFMFAAQMINFTIPATGSSGHIGGGILLAALLGGFPALLTIAAVLIIQCLFFADGGLLALGCNIFNMGVIPCLMVYPLIFRPIVRKGMTSRNITIASIVSVVVSLQLGAFCVVLETLLSGISELPFSTFALMMLPIHLAIGLVEGIVTAGVLGFVHSMRPEILESAENRTRIDAGVPMKKVLVALAAVTLVVGGLLSIFASAYPDGLEWSMEKVAGTTELEAKGGIFDSAAAIQESTAFMPDYDYASAGEDGSATGATVAGIVGSAMTLLLAGLAGFVISKSKGRKGKTEATV; encoded by the coding sequence ATGCACATGGCAGACGCGCTGTTGTCTCCCGCGGTAGGAACGGCAATGTGCGCAGTCAGCATTGGTGCGCTCGCCCATTCAACCGCGCAGATCAAGAAGGATGATCTCTGCGAGAAGAAGATTCCCGTCATGGCTGTCACCGGGGCCTTTATGTTTGCTGCACAGATGATCAACTTCACGATCCCTGCGACAGGGTCAAGCGGGCATATCGGGGGAGGCATTCTGCTGGCTGCGCTGCTTGGCGGCTTCCCGGCGCTTCTTACAATCGCAGCGGTGTTGATCATCCAGTGCTTGTTCTTTGCTGACGGTGGGTTACTGGCCCTAGGCTGCAATATCTTCAACATGGGTGTCATACCATGTCTTATGGTCTACCCGCTCATCTTCAGGCCCATCGTTAGAAAGGGAATGACATCGAGGAACATTACCATCGCGTCGATTGTCTCGGTCGTAGTCAGTTTGCAGCTCGGTGCGTTTTGCGTGGTGCTTGAGACCCTACTGTCTGGGATCAGCGAGCTCCCGTTCTCCACGTTTGCCCTGATGATGCTGCCGATTCACCTGGCAATCGGGTTGGTTGAAGGAATCGTGACCGCAGGTGTCCTTGGTTTTGTTCACAGCATGCGTCCGGAGATATTGGAGAGTGCCGAGAACAGAACCCGTATCGACGCCGGCGTGCCGATGAAGAAGGTTCTTGTGGCGCTGGCTGCCGTCACTCTTGTCGTGGGTGGGCTCCTGTCCATATTCGCTTCCGCCTATCCCGACGGTCTTGAATGGTCGATGGAGAAGGTTGCGGGAACGACCGAACTGGAAGCAAAAGGAGGCATCTTTGATAGCGCAGCGGCGATTCAGGAGAGCACAGCCTTCATGCCCGATTATGACTATGCTTCCGCCGGCGAAGACGGATCTGCAACAGGCGCCACCGTCGCGGGAATCGTGGGGAGTGCCATGACCCTCCTGCTCGCTGGCCTTGCCGGTTTTGTGATCTCAAAATCAAAGGGGAGAAAGGGTAAGACTGAAGCAACGGTCTAG
- the cbiQ gene encoding cobalt ECF transporter T component CbiQ, giving the protein MASIQSKVSEIYSLEQLSGKHTCVHALHPSVKIASTFVFIVTVASLGKYDFERLAPYAFYPAIMMALAEIPYSLMLKRAMLAMPFCLFVGLSNVVLDRAPMLILYGVVVSRGIVFLFTLVFRTLLCVVGVLILVSVTPFTELTAQMRRMKTPQLFMTLLEMTYRYVGALIEEATSMYTAYQLRGNSDKGLQMKHMGSFVGQLLLRSFDRAERVYSAMKCRGYALKDGCVISAPMKTADYCFLAITCGLSLLLRFVNIPGGLSRWIGTVLL; this is encoded by the coding sequence ATGGCGAGTATTCAGAGCAAGGTCAGCGAAATCTACTCCTTGGAGCAGCTCTCTGGGAAGCATACGTGTGTCCATGCCTTGCATCCGTCCGTCAAGATAGCATCCACGTTCGTCTTCATTGTCACTGTAGCTTCTTTGGGCAAGTACGATTTTGAAAGACTGGCTCCATATGCGTTCTACCCAGCAATTATGATGGCGCTCGCGGAAATCCCCTATTCCCTCATGCTGAAGCGAGCGATGCTGGCCATGCCGTTTTGCCTGTTCGTCGGGCTTTCCAATGTGGTCCTCGATCGTGCACCTATGCTCATCCTCTACGGTGTTGTGGTGAGCCGCGGTATCGTCTTCCTGTTTACACTGGTGTTCCGCACTCTCCTTTGTGTGGTCGGAGTCCTGATTCTTGTTTCGGTGACGCCTTTCACCGAACTCACTGCGCAGATGCGACGGATGAAGACACCGCAGTTGTTCATGACTCTTCTCGAGATGACTTATCGTTATGTCGGAGCACTGATTGAAGAAGCAACCTCAATGTACACCGCGTACCAGCTACGCGGCAATTCGGACAAGGGACTGCAGATGAAACATATGGGCAGTTTTGTAGGGCAATTGCTTCTGCGAAGCTTTGACAGAGCGGAGCGGGTTTACAGCGCTATGAAATGCCGGGGATATGCACTGAAAGACGGATGCGTAATCAGCGCTCCAATGAAGACGGCGGATTACTGTTTTCTCGCGATTACATGCGGGCTGTCGCTGCTGCTTCGCTTCGTCAACATACCAGGCGGGCTCTCCCGATGGATTGGAACGGTGCTGCTGTGA